The window GGAATCTCAGATTGAAAATCGTGATCATCTATTGAATCAGGTAATGCTTCTATATCAAAATCACCTTTTTTTTCAAATTCCTTCATCATCCACTCAAAATATTCTTCAGCAGTCTTATCTATTAAAAAAGCTGGTGGAGCTGCAAATATTACCTCGTTATCTACTCCATGTCCTTCTTCAATAAGGACATTTAGAGGCACACCTCTTGCATCTAATTCAGGAATATATTGGTTTATAGCTGCATCCATTGCAAGGTCCCAAATCTTTTTTTCCCTTTTATTTCTCGGCTTTATCCTAAAATGCTGGTTTATTATATGCATTAACTCATGCAAAATAATCGCCTCAACGAACCATATTGGTTTCTTATTAACAGAAGGGTTATACAAAAAAACAATTTCACCATTCTTGGTGAATTTTATAGATATATTCTTTACATTTTCATCCTTTCGAAAAGAAATTCCAAGAAGTAGATACGCGTAAAAAGGACTCTTTTTTACAATGTTTTCAAATGCTCTATTTATAACCATCCGATTCTACCTCTATTCCAAAATTGATAAACTGATTTTCAAAAAGAGGTGTGGATAAATACGATATCCACTTGTATTTTGTTGAAAGAGTTACAAAAAACGTCATATTTTCAAATAAATCATACGACGCAATAAAAGAAAGATGATATCTTAAAATGTCTTCGGGATTAACAAAAGACAAAAAGTTTACATTAACACCTGGGTCATAATATATGTAAATCCAAGAAAATTCAACGTTAAGTCCCAAAGATAGTCTATCAAACCTAAAATCAGGTAAAATTCCAAGGTATATTCTTCCTGTCTCAGTAGATGTCTCCGTTGTTAAAGGCTTATGGAAAGTAGATTTTACATAACTTGAAAAAGAAAAATTATCAATCCCAGTATCAAAATAAAAACTCACAAGATATGTACTATTGTTAAATACATATCCAGTTAAAATTTTATATAAAAATATATCACTATTTAATGAAAATGAGACACAAGAAAGTGGATAACCTAATCTAAACCCAAAATTTTCTATACTACCCCTCAACCACACACCATCCTGTGTGGAAAAACCAAATTTCACGGCAAAAGAAATAGTTAAGAGAAAAATAAAGAAAAATGTTAAAAATCTTTTCAAACAATCTCCTCCCTTCCTATAGATTATACCACATCTAAAAAAAAATGACTCCGCATCGGAGTCATAAAATCAAATTAAGATTTTCATCTTCTGTAACCTTTCCTATTATCTTTCCTGGTAGATCCTTACTATTTGACACATAAATAAGCCCATATCCCATATTAAAAGTGGAAATAGCTTCACTAAACTCAACATATTTCAAAATCCAATCTACAAAATCCTTTCTTTCAAGATTTACATTACAACCTCTTCCGTTTAAAAGCCTTCTAAGTGCTCTTAAAATACCACCACCTGTTACATGTGCCATAGCTTTTATCTTGTCGAAATGCTCTATAATATTTGAGTATATTCTCGTTCCCTCTAATAGATTGAAAGGCAAATCATTTATGTTTATATTTTCTTTCCTTAAAATTTTTCTAATCAAGCTCCAACCATTTGAATGAAATCCCGAAGCATCCAACGCAAATATGTAATCCCCCGGTTTTATTTTCTCGTGTTCAAATAACTTTATCACTTCACCAATGGCAAAACCTGCAACATCCATGTGATTTTCCTGATATAAATCAGGCATTTCCGCTGTTTCTCCAGCAACTAAATACATATCGTGCTTTTCAAGTTCTACTATTAAAGCTTTTACAAATTCTTTTGAATTTCCATCTATACTGTGCACCCCCAAATAGTCCAAAAAAGCCTTAGGCCTTGCACCAACACATATTAGATCGTTGTAATTCATAGCTATTAAATCTTTCGCAGCATCATTCCAAGTTTGAAATTCTATGTGTAGTAATATCTTTGTCCCAATTCCATCTGCAGTTACAGCTATCTTTGGGGTTGTAAAGTTTAAAATTGTCGCATAACCTGTAGGCTCTTTTATTATCCATTCTGGAATAATTGCATTTCTCTTTATTTCCCTTGCAAACTCATCGCCCTTTTTCACGTCTACCCCCGCATCTTTATAGGTATACTTCATGCGTAAATCACCCCTATATCCGTTCTAAAAAACTTACCCTCAAAATCTATTTTATTTGCAAGATCATATGCTACGTTTTTTGCATCTTCTTTTGTCTTGCCAATTCCTACACAGTGTAGCACCCTACCACCGTCTGTGTACAGTTTTTCTCCATTCCTTTTAACACCTGCTCCAAAAATAATGAAATTTTCTCCTTCTATTTTCGTGATATTCTTTATTTCCAATCCTTTTTTGTATGAAATAGGATATCCCTTGCTTGCTAATACAACATCTAAGGCTACATTTTCAGGGGAAAAATCCGGGATCTTCTCACACTCTGTGGCTTTCAAAATTGTTTCTGCAAAATTTTCTGGATTTGTAGCCACAATTACCTCTGTTTCCGGATCACCTAGTCTAACGTTGTATTCCAAAATATAAGGTGTTTTTTCAAAGAGCATAAGTCCAAGGTATAAAAATCCTCTATAGTTTATCCCTTCCTTTTTAAGACCGTATAACGTTTTTTCAAAGAGCGTTTCTATCTTTTCTTTTATTGACTTGTCAATACTGATAGGTCCAAAGCTCCCCATACCACCGGTATTTGGTCCCATATTTCCTGTATTTGCCCTTTTGTAATCTTGTATGAAAGGATACAATGAAAAGCCATTTTCATTAACAACTGCCATGGCAGAAAGTTCCCTTCCAGGAATAAATTCATCCAAAATTATAGGTCCTGAAACTCCTTTTATTAATTGACCTTTAATAAGTTTTGCACCAAGTGCTATTGCTTCGCTTTCATCACTTGTAATTAAAACACCTTTACCTTTTGCAAGTCCATCTGCTTTTAAAACATATGGAGGGTAAAATTTCTTTATCTTTTCCCTTAATTCTAATTCGCTCTCTACTATTTCAAATCTTGGTGTAGGCAAATTATATTTACTCATAAATTTTTTGGCAAATATCTTTGAACTTTCCAATTTTGCCCCTTGAATTGTTGGGCCAAAGACATTTTTCAATTTTTCTGCAACACCTTTTGCAAGGTATTCTTCAGAACCTGGAATTATTAATCCATTGAAATTTTCTATATCATCAATGTTATTTCCAGTTAGCCCATTCCCAGGCGCATAAAACACTTCAAATCCAATCTTTTCAAATGAATAACCTATAGCATGCTCTCTTCCACCTGATCCCAATATGCATATTTTCATACTCTCACCTCAATGTCTAAACACTCTACCATTTGCTTTATAGAACGATATTCCAAGTTTATTTGCCGCATCAATTATTTCACTATCTCTAATAGATCCCATGGGTGCAACTACTGCCTTAACCTTTGCATTTGCAAGAATTTCCAAACCATCTGGAAATGGGAAAAATGCATCAGAAGCAGCATATGCCCCAATAGCCTTTTCACCTGCAAGTGATGTGGCAATCCAAGCCGCCCTTTTCCTTGAAGGTTGACCTGTACCTATTCCCACTGTTGTAAGATTTTTGGAAATAAGTATGGCATTTGACTTTACCCCTTCAACAACTATATATGAAAAAATTAGTTCGGTCATTTCACTTTCTGAAAGTTTAGGACCTGCTACATGCTTAAAAACTAAATCTGGTAATTTCCTTTCACCTATTAAAAAAGCTCCAAATGCAGGTTTTCCAACTTTTGGTTCATAATCTCTAACTTTTAATATACGTATTTTCTTAGATTTTAATACTTCTATTGCTTCTTTTGTAAAGTTTTCTGCAATTACAACTTCAAGATATTTTTTCTTTATAGCCAATGCACATTCTTCGTCAAATTCAAAATTCACCGAAAGTATTCCACCAAAACTTGATTCTTCATCGGCTAAAATAGCGGAAAGTATGGAGTCCACCTTGCTTTTACTTACAGATGCACCACAAGGTGTTTGGTGTTTCACTACCACACTTCCATAGCCATTTAATTTTTTCAAATTTTTTGCAATTACAAATGCTGATTCTGCGTCTAATATGTTGTTAAAAGAAATTTGTTTTCCTTCGTGCAAAATTTTAAATGCAGGTTTTCCAAACATTTCCGCTTTTTCATGAGAATTTTCCCCATACCTTAATTCCATATCAAATTTTTCAAGATACACCCCCACTCACTCCTTTCACGAATTTAAAATAGATTCAATAACTTGTGGATAATGCTTATGCTCCAACTTATGTATTTCCTTTTCCACCTCTTCTAATGTTAAACCATCTATCTCTAAGGCCTTTTGGAAAATTATAGGTCCCGTATCTACACCCTCATCCACAAAGTGAATTGTTATTCCCGTTACTTTAACTCCGTATTCATATGCCTGTTTTATAGCATCTTTTCCTGGAAAAGCAGGTAGTAAAGAAGGGTGTATGTTTACAATTTTAAAATTATTTACAATCTTTGATGGAAGAATTTTCATAAATCCCGCAAGAACTACTAAATCTGGTGCAAGTTCTTTCAAAAGCACAAATAATTCCTCTGCCCAGTTATCTTTAAGCCTTGTATGAGAAATTCCAAGTTTTTTAGCCCTTTCTTCTGCAAAACACTTCTTGTTGGTAATCAACCTTAAAATGTTAGCATTAAGAATTCCTTTTCTTGTCGCATTTACTATTGCTTCAAAGTTTGAACCATTTCCAGATGCCAAAATCACTATAT of the Thermosipho affectus genome contains:
- the purD gene encoding phosphoribosylamine--glycine ligase, with the protein product MKICILGSGGREHAIGYSFEKIGFEVFYAPGNGLTGNNIDDIENFNGLIIPGSEEYLAKGVAEKLKNVFGPTIQGAKLESSKIFAKKFMSKYNLPTPRFEIVESELELREKIKKFYPPYVLKADGLAKGKGVLITSDESEAIALGAKLIKGQLIKGVSGPIILDEFIPGRELSAMAVVNENGFSLYPFIQDYKRANTGNMGPNTGGMGSFGPISIDKSIKEKIETLFEKTLYGLKKEGINYRGFLYLGLMLFEKTPYILEYNVRLGDPETEVIVATNPENFAETILKATECEKIPDFSPENVALDVVLASKGYPISYKKGLEIKNITKIEGENFIIFGAGVKRNGEKLYTDGGRVLHCVGIGKTKEDAKNVAYDLANKIDFEGKFFRTDIGVIYA
- the purN gene encoding phosphoribosylglycinamide formyltransferase, yielding MSRMSKSKLPNIVILASGNGSNFEAIVNATRKGILNANILRLITNKKCFAEERAKKLGISHTRLKDNWAEELFVLLKELAPDLVVLAGFMKILPSKIVNNFKIVNIHPSLLPAFPGKDAIKQAYEYGVKVTGITIHFVDEGVDTGPIIFQKALEIDGLTLEEVEKEIHKLEHKHYPQVIESILNS
- a CDS encoding AIR synthase-related protein; this translates as MKYTYKDAGVDVKKGDEFAREIKRNAIIPEWIIKEPTGYATILNFTTPKIAVTADGIGTKILLHIEFQTWNDAAKDLIAMNYNDLICVGARPKAFLDYLGVHSIDGNSKEFVKALIVELEKHDMYLVAGETAEMPDLYQENHMDVAGFAIGEVIKLFEHEKIKPGDYIFALDASGFHSNGWSLIRKILRKENININDLPFNLLEGTRIYSNIIEHFDKIKAMAHVTGGGILRALRRLLNGRGCNVNLERKDFVDWILKYVEFSEAISTFNMGYGLIYVSNSKDLPGKIIGKVTEDENLNLIL
- a CDS encoding phosphoribosylaminoimidazolecarboxamide formyltransferase, which encodes MYLEKFDMELRYGENSHEKAEMFGKPAFKILHEGKQISFNNILDAESAFVIAKNLKKLNGYGSVVVKHQTPCGASVSKSKVDSILSAILADEESSFGGILSVNFEFDEECALAIKKKYLEVVIAENFTKEAIEVLKSKKIRILKVRDYEPKVGKPAFGAFLIGERKLPDLVFKHVAGPKLSESEMTELIFSYIVVEGVKSNAILISKNLTTVGIGTGQPSRKRAAWIATSLAGEKAIGAYAASDAFFPFPDGLEILANAKVKAVVAPMGSIRDSEIIDAANKLGISFYKANGRVFRH